The following nucleotide sequence is from Candidatus Auribacterota bacterium.
CATATACAAGGAGCAGTGTGACGGTGCTCAGCAGGATATTGCACAGTCGCATTCGAAATATGCGCCTGCCGCATAGCTCGTAGAGGCCCGCCAGGTAAAGCGGATTGCCCGGGAGGAGGTTGAAGGAGAGCGGGCTCACAAGATAAGCCTTCACCCCGTGAGATTGAATCGCCTGCACATGGTTGAAATAGGTACCCTCATCGGGCCAGCGGCATCTGAGATGCTCGATATCATTCGGGAGGTACGATGAATGGAGGAGATACTGGATCCTGATCCAGATTGTAAGGATTGCTATAATGAGCGGGGGAAAACAGTCTCGGATAGAGTACATAGCGCTCAAGGCTACTACAGATGCCGCAAAGTGAAAATATAAAATTTAATCTACCCGCAATTCCCCGGTTTCGGGTGGGCAGCTTGAGTTATCCACTGTCGTAGAGCACCCTCAATGGTGCCATATTCCCCATAACTGATTCCTTAAATCTACCCCTCAGAAAATGCGACAATATCCTCTCTTTAGGAAGCCAGTTGAGAATTTCCATAGTATCCAGCCCTGCAATAATCAGCGGGAGCGCCTGTGGCCGGTATGATTACTTTACGTTATACTCTTCTCAATGTATTCCATTGGTAATCCAGTCGTACAGATCGAGAGAAAAAAGGCTGGCCGAAGTTCAGATCAATATATGCGAGGGATACCGATCGTATCAGCATAACAAGGGCAATCGTCGGGGGGACAATCTTCGTGAGGTGGTTTATAATCCTTCACGCCTGTTTACGAGATACTACCTCTCCCTGCTGGCCGCCGATGCGCACCATGCCCGATTGCACCACGGCGATCATCACACCCGGAATGAATATCAGTGACTGGGGGACAAGGAAATATCTCGACTCGGCCCATGGAACGGCCCAACCAAAATGAACCCCAAACCACAACGGCACAATCGCCCAGAAAAATCTCCGCAGAACAGCCGGCCACATACCAATGGAAAAGATGGCCAGGAACGGCAATATTCCCATGGTTCCGAACATCTGCACCCATGAAATTACCCGGAAGAAGTTCCATTTGATCGTGTCAAGGCCCGGCTTATGGCCGTAACAATCGAGCATCTCCTGAGGGGCGTAGGCATACCGCAGTCCCAATAGGATAAGCACGAATACAGCGATAGAGAGGAAACCCGTGACAAGATTCCTCCAGCGCATCTCGGCATCATGCGTCCGGCACACGGCAATCAACATGAAGGGTATGAGGAGGCCTGTTTCCCGATTGAAGGCCGCCAGTACGGAGATGGGGAGTATCCAGATATACTTCGCCATCAAAATAGTCAATCCCGCAGTCAAATAGAACAGTATGTCCGCGTAGGTGTTAAACTCAAAATCGCAGTCATAAAGGCTATATGTCATACCCCACGCAAGCATGGAAAGCCCCACAATGATGGCATACAGGTTAAGTCCGAGTCGCCTGTAGTAGGCCGCCGCAACCAAAAAAATAAGGATGTTCTGGATAATGCGAAAAGAGATAAACGCTGTTGCCAGGGGATGAGGGAATTTAAGTGTATGCGTGATAAAGGAAAATATTTCTACAAGATACGTCGTCAGCACCCGATACTGCCAGGGGCTTCCTGCAACACCATGGATCATGGCAAGATGCCGTTTTAACTGGTTTCCCTGCTCGATATAGGCAAGCCCCATCGCGCGCGCTTGGATATACACGGTGAACCCGCTGAGAAGAACGGCGCATATAATCAGCAATACCACAGGCAATCTGCTATTGAACATAGCCCCCCTTCCAGTCCCCTGCATGTCTATTACAATCCAACCCCGTAAAAAACGGTTCGGAGACTGCGCACTGGCCTCCACGGAAGTTTCTACAATTTGCATATTATACATATTCTCGACTGTATTGAACACCAATAGTGATTTCGGCTATAATAAATCTATGCCGATATACGAGTACGCGTGCGACAGGTGCCGGAAGGTCTTCAACTTCCTCGTAAGGAACGTCTCTTCCCACAAAGCGCCGAAGTGCCCGCGGTGCGGGAAGGGAGGGATGAAGCGCAGGGTCTCGTCGTTCCGCATCGGTCGGAGCGACGATGCCCGCATGGAAAAGCTCGCGGACCCGTCATCCCTCGCCGGCCTCGATGAGAAGGACCCGCGATCTCTCGCGAGATGGATGAAGAAGATGGGGAGGGAGATCGGCGAGGAGATGCCAGAGGAGATGAACGACATGGCGGATCGCCTCGAGACGGGAGAGAGTCCCGAAGAGATTGAGCGTTCCATGGGGGAGGGCGGCTACACAAAGGACGATTCCGGTGAGCTCTACGAGGCGTAAGCGACGGGGCCTTCCCTTTCTAATCTCATTTGTTGGGCCGTCGGGCGCGGGTAAAACCACCATCATAGTAAAGCTCATCCGGGAGCTTGAGAAGCGGGGC
It contains:
- a CDS encoding zinc ribbon domain-containing protein; translated protein: MPIYEYACDRCRKVFNFLVRNVSSHKAPKCPRCGKGGMKRRVSSFRIGRSDDARMEKLADPSSLAGLDEKDPRSLARWMKKMGREIGEEMPEEMNDMADRLETGESPEEIERSMGEGGYTKDDSGELYEA